A window of the Fusarium fujikuroi IMI 58289 draft genome, chromosome FFUJ_chr09 genome harbors these coding sequences:
- a CDS encoding related to D-arabinitol 2-dehydrogenase, with product MSKFSLAGRLAVVTGGGRGCGFAFAQGLAEAGADVAIFDVIEPSAPEVEQLISSYGVQIKSYIVDVTTLSSLKEGFTAVASDFNNRLDILVACAGVNKNVHFLDTEEEDFDKLFAVNAKGVYFSAKLAAQAMIENKTKCGSIILVASIASHMAIRSQRSTAYCGTKGAVRAMVAPIAAELQEHGIRVNSISPGYVKTAMTAPFPDLIEGWKDEIMNRRVAEPDDIKGACVFLASDASAYCTGSDILVDGGVTKW from the exons ATGTCAAAA TTCTCACTGGCTGGCCGCTTAGCCGTTGTTACTggaggaggtcgaggatgCGGTTTCGCATTTGCCCAGGGGctggctgaagctggtgcCGACGTTGCCATATTCGACGTGATTGAGCCCTCTGCTCCTGAAGTCGAACAGCTGATTTCCAGCTACGGGGTCCAGATCAAATCCTACATTGTGGATGTAACCACGTTGTCGAGTCTAAAAGAAGGTTTCACCGCTGTGGCTTCAgacttcaacaacaggctAGATATCCTGGTAGCATGCGCAGGGGTCAACAAGAATGTGCATTTCCTCGAcacagaagaggaagactttGACAAGTTGTTTGCCGTCAATGCTAAGGGTGTTTACTTCTCAGCGAAACTGGCAGCTCAAGCCATGATCGAAAACAAGACCAAGTGCGGAAGTATTATCCTCGTGGCCAGTATTGCTTCGCATATGGCTATTCGATCTCAGAGGTCGACAGCCTACTGCGGTACCAAGGGTGCGGTGAGAGCAATGGTTGCACCGATTGCTGcagagcttcaagagcatGGGATCCGAGTAAACTCAATCAGCCCCGGCTATGTCAAGACAGCCATGACAGCGCCATTCCCAGACTTGATCGAGGGATGGAAGGACGAGATCATGAACCGTCGTGTCGCGGAGCcggatgatatcaagggGGCCTGTGTCTTTCTGGCCAGTGATGCAAGCGC TTATTGTACGGGCTCCGATATTCTTGTTGATGGAGGTGTCACAAAGTGGTAA
- a CDS encoding related to synaptic vesicle transporter SV2 (major facilitator superfamily): MASNNAEDIAEKATGAKLQQAPSAASYRLGDHKPVEDSAVREFYGSAVNESYRLKSELVARHLSEIGTGRFQWILFVVNGCGWMVDNFWSQGITAVRPPIMNEFDDITRLSFSSVAYYVGLIVGAFFWGTAADVIGRKPAFNSTIFIGAIFACAVAGSQDFITFCSLWAVIGTAAGAPKYLLSKGRDAEAVESVNYIARYNGKPETLTLEMMQDIDRQIYSSAVVSSTGEPVHAIPDQTEKKLSMKDILKENFKDFNMSSYRSLFAGRKMAQHSAVTFLIWLTIGIAYPLYFAFITSYLESKKDYTASSSFNHTYMIYCIVSAVGVLGPISAGFLVETRFGRRWMMAISAVLTGVFLFAYTAVGTEAADIGFQCATAILGNFEYAVMFAFTPESFPGPVRGTGTGIAATLLRLGGLVASFISTYSGFTVVPIYASAALWIVVGFFCLGLPYETHGHASL, translated from the exons atggcttcaAACAACGCAGAGGATATCGCCGAGAAGGCCACTGGAGCCAAGCTTCAGCAAGCCCCAAGCGCAGCTTCCTACCGTCTCGGTGATCACAAGCCTGTTGAGGACAGTGCTGTTCGCGAGTTTTACGGGAGTGCTGTCAATGAGTCGTATCGGCTAAAGTCTGAACTTGTTGCACGCCATCTCTCGGAGATTGGTACCGGAAG GTTCCAATGGattctcttcgtcgtcaacgGTTGCGGCTGGATGGTCGATAACTTCTGGTCCCAAGGCATCACCGCCGTTCGTCCCCCGATCATGAACGAATTCGACGACATTACTAGACTCAGCTTCAGTTCAGTGGCTTACTACGTCGGACTGATCGTTGGAGCCTTCTTTTGGGGCACCGCGGCTGATGTCATTGGCCGCAAGCCTGCTTTCAACTCTACAATCTTTATCGGAGCCATCTTTGCTTGTGCAGTTGCTGGGTCTCAGGACTTCATCACCTTTTGCTCTCTCTGGGCTGTCATCGGTACTGCTGCTGGAG CGCCCAAGTATCTTCTCTCCAAGGGGCGGGACGCAGAGGCTGTGGAATCGGTCAACTACATCGCTCGTTACAACGGCAAACCTGAGACCCTGACACTCGAGATGATGCAGGATATCGACCGCCAAATCTACTCGTCTGCGGTTGTCTCGTCTACCGGCGAACCCGTCCACGCCATTCCGGATCagaccgagaagaagctttccaTGAAAGATATCCTCAAGGAGAActtcaaggacttcaacaTGAGCAGCTATCGCTCGCTCTTCGCCGGCCGTAAGATGGCACAGCACAGTGCAGTTACGTTCTTAATCTGGCTTACCATTGGAATCGCCTACCCGCTCTACTTTGCATTCATTACTTCTTATCTTGAGTCTAAGAAAGATTACACGGCTAGCTCATCGTTCAACCACACCTATATGATCTACTGCATTGTTTCCGCTGTTGGGGTCCTCGGCCCCATCTCAGCAGGTTTCCTGGTGGAGACTCGGTTCGGCCGCAGGTGGATGATGGCCATCTCTGCCGTTCTCACTGGCGTCTTTCTCTTTGCCTACACAGCCGTTGGCACTGAAGCCGCCGACATTGGATTCCAGTGCGCCACAGCTATTCTCGGAAACTTTG AGTACGCCGTCATGTTTGCCTTCACTCCAGAGTCTTTCCCTGGACCAGTACGAGGTACTGGCACTGGTATTGCAGCTACACTTCTCAGACTTGGTGGTCTTGTGGCATCTTTTATTTCAACATATTCTGGGTTCACGGTTGTTCCGATTTATGCAAGTGCAGCGCTTTGGATCGTCGTCGGTTTCTTCTGTCTTGGTCTTCCTTATGAGACACATGGACATGCCTCTCTCTAG
- a CDS encoding probable polysaccharide deacetylase family protein → MGKKKVLVCYGVDIDAVAGWLGSYGGEDSTSDISRGLWAGTIGTRRLLKLFDKYNIKASWFIPGHSLETFPEECAMVRDAGHEIGLHGYSHENPVDMTFEQQKDVLHKTWKLLTDFCGKPPKGSVAPWWETSEEGTELMLSYGIEYDHSMSHHDCQAYWLRTGDAWTKIDYTKKAEEWMKPLTKGKETGMVEIPGSWYIDDLPPMMFIKNSPNSHGWVNPRQVFPEVRDVEDIWKDHFDYFYREYDEFIFPMTIHPDVSGRPHVLLMHERIIEHINKHEGVEWVTMGEMSDYFKSKNPVPEGALMPASHEEVMKKFQEST, encoded by the exons ATGGGCAAAAAGAAGGTTTTGGTCTG TTACGGGGTGGATATCGATGCCGTGGCCGGTTGGCTGGGATCATATGGAGGCGAAGACAGCACAAGCGACATTAGCAGAG GTCTCTGGGCGGGAACAATCGGTACCCGGCGCTTGTTGAAGCTTTTTGACAAGTACAACATTAAAGCCTCATGGTTCATCCCTGGACACAGCCTGGAAACATTTCCAGAAGAGTGTGCTATGGTCCGAGATGCCGGACACGAGATAGGT CTACATGGCTACAGCCACGAAAACCCCGTGGACATGACTTTCGAGCAGCAAAAAGATGTCTTGCACAAGACATGGAAGTTACTCACCGACTTCTGCGGAAAGCCACCCAAGGGAAGCGTGGCTCCTTGGTGGGAGACAAGCGAAGAAGGGACCGAGTTGATGCTTAGCTACGGAATTGAGTATGACCACTCAATGTCCCATCACGACTGTCAAGCATACTGGCTGCGGACAGGCGACGCATGGACCAAGATTGATtacaccaagaaggccgaggagTGGATGAAGCCACTGACAAAGGGCAAAGAGACAGGCATGGTCGAAATACCTGGCTCTTGGTATATAGATGACCTGCCGCCTATGATGTTTATCAAGAACTCTCCAAACTCACATGGATGGGTCAACCCTCGGCAAGTTTTCCCTGAAGTTAG agatgttgaagatatctggAAAGATCACTTCGATTACTTCTACCGGGAATACG ACGAATTCATCTTCCCAATGACCATCCACCCGGATGTCTCGGGTAGACCTCACGTTCTGCTGATGCACGAACGTATCATCGAGCACATCAACAAGCATGAAGGTGTCGAATGGGTCACAATGGGAGAG ATGAGCGACTacttcaagagcaagaatCCTGTACCAGAAGGCGCTCTCATGCCGGCCAGCCACGAggaggtgatgaagaagtttcAAGAGTCGACGTAG
- a CDS encoding related to OYE2-NADPH dehydrogenase (old yellow enzyme), isoform 1 encodes MPIAVTPPAAHAALKDTVLFSPLKLGKLNLKHRIVQAPNTRMRSEFESRGVYVPGPRMVKYYSDRSSDGGLQITEATDIALNASAYPGVPGVFTDSQLQGWKKVTDAVHAKGGFIFTQLWHTGRASCSAQRGGERAVSSGDQPMPGTYLDGTDTKDDPPRALTVDEIHSITTEWAAAAKRAVEVAGFDGIEIHGANGYLLEQFLHDNINNRTDEYGGSVENRCRFLLEVLTACCDAIGADKVGLRLSPYNYFQGTKDSDPNAHWSYLCGQIASLPDKHKPVYVHMIEPRFDEVLDEQQKLAALANGSSKDGTSVEVGKQANSLNIFRNILQPSGILFLACGNFNRDNAPTKIKSQEADLVAMGRHFIANPDLAARLENGWPLNAYDRSTFYGADPPEKGYNDYPFYNPSQEVKSEA; translated from the exons ATGCCTATCGCAGTCACACCGCCCGCGGCGCACGCTGCGCTGAAGGACACTGTCTTGTTCTCGCCCTTGAAGCTTGGCAAGCTCAACTTGAAGCACCGAATTGTGCAG GCACCTAACACTCGCATGAGAAGCGAATTCGAGTCCCGTGGAGTTTATGTCCCTGGCCCTCGTATGGTAAAGTACTACAGCGATCGCTCCAGTGACGGCGGTCTTCAGATTACTGAGGCGACCGACATTGCCCTGAACGCTAGTGCTTACCCCGGTGTTCCTGGCGTCTTTACCGACTCCCAATTACAGGGATGGAAGAAGGTAACTGACGCTGTCCATGCCAAGGGCGGGTTTATCTTCACTCAGCTGTGGCACACTGGCCGGGCGTCCTGTAGTGCGCAGCGGGGTGGTGAGAGGGCAGTGTCTTCTGGCGATCAGCCCATGCCGGGTACATATCTGGATGGCACTGATACCAAGGATGACCCGCCTCGAGCCTTGACAGTGGACGAGATCCACAGCATCACTACCGAATGGGCAGCCGCAGCCAAGCGAGCTGTTGAAGTTGCTGGATTTGACGGTATTGAGATTCATG GTGCCAACGGTTATCTTCTTGAGCAGTTCCTTCacgacaacatcaacaaccgCACTGATGAGTATGGCGGCTCTGTCGAGAACCGATGCAGATTTCTGCTCGAGGTTCTTACTGCATGCTGTGATGCTATCGGTGCCGACAAGGTCGGTCTTCGACTTTCGCCTTACAATTACTTCCAGGGCACCAAGGATAGTGATCCCAACGCACATTGGTCTTACCTCTGTGGCCAGATCGCCAGTCTTCCAGATAAACACAAGCCTGTTTACGTTCACAT GATTGAGCCACGTTTTGACGAGGTTCTGGATGAGCAGCAAAAGCTCGCTGCACTTGCCAACGGCAGCAGTAAAGATGGTACTTCTGTTGAAGTtggcaagcaagcaaactCTCTCAACATATTCCGCAACATCCTCCAGCCTTCTGGAATTCTGTTCCTAGCCTGCGGAAACTTCAACCGAGATAATGCTCCCACAAAGATCAAGAGTCAAGAGGCTGACTTGGTCGCCATGGGCCGACACTTCATTGCCAACCCTGACCTGGCTGCGAGATTGGAGAATGGCTGGCCTCTTAACGCCTATGACCGCAGCACATTCTACGGTGCTGATCCTCCTGAGAAGGGCTACAATGACTATCCCTTCTACAACCCCTCACAAGAGGTGAAGAGTGAAGCATAA
- a CDS encoding related to general amidase: protein MAPGSIDPEPLPWQSTVERKKQLQRDHLSKALLELENNKGLQLVDINQLADAAQSLSLVSNGQLTCKTVVQGLIGRLTEVAFEDALRQAEVLDAYMASSKKPIGPLHGLVITLKDQFNIKGYDSTLGYVGRSFNPATEDAVLVKMLKSLGAIVLAKSNLPQSIMWCETENPLWGLTTNPMNKDYTPGGSTGGEAVLISRGASMLGWGTDIGGSIRIPSHMMGLYGLKPSSTRLPYQGVPVSTEGQEHVPSSIGPMARDLDMIKHAMHSLIESKPWEYDARCAPLPWRGHLYEEMHSRPLTIGVLMDDGVVRPHPPITRVMRDAVEALKHEGHEIVEWNTELHEQCIRTMDMFYTADGGEDIRQDISKAGEPFIPHVQRLVNKGKAISVYEYWKLNKKKWDLQQGYLEKWNSIQSATGRKADVILMPVMPHTAVRHGGCGWVGYTKVWNVLDYTAMVIPGGTIQSEDVDASFSYPARGPEDEWNQGLWNKDKGEMAAMNLPVGLQIVGRKLEEEKVLGAAEVIDRVVKKILK, encoded by the exons ATGGCACCTGGCTCAATTGATCCCGAGCCTCTGCCTTGGCAGTCAACGGTCGAACGCAAGAAACAACTGCAGCGTGATCATTTGTCCAAGGCTTTATTGGAACTTGAGAATAACAAAGGCTTACAGCTTGTCGATATCAACCAGCTTGCCGATGCAGCCCAGAGTTTAAGCCTTGTATCCAACGGGCAGCTGACATGCAAAACCGTTGTGCAAGGGTTGATTGGACG TTTAACGGAAGTTGCTTTCGAGGATGCGCTACGACAGGCTGAAGTGCTTGATGCTTACATGGCAAGCAGCAAAAAGCCGATCGGGCCCCTGCATGGCTTGGTGATTACTCTCAAGGACCAATTTAACATTAAAGGTTATGATAGCACCCTGGGCTACGTCGGACGATCTTTCAATCCCGCTACTGAGGATGCCGTATTGGTAAAGATGCTAAAGTCACTGGGAGCTATCGTTCTCGCCAAGTCAAACTTGCCACAGAGTATCATG TGGTGTGAGACGGAGAATCCCCTCTGGGGGTTGACTACCAATCCCATGAATAAGGATTACACACCAGGTGGCTCTACAGGCGGAGAGGCTGTCCTGATTTCTCGCGGTGCCTCTATGCTTGGATGGGGCACGGATATTGGTGGAAGTATTCGCATTCCAAGCCATATGATGGGTCTATATGGATTGAAGCCGAGC AGCACGAGGCTACCCTACCAAGGCGTCCCCGTTTCCACAGAGGGACAGGAACATGTTCCATCCTCAATTGGTCCGATGGCACGAGACTTGGACATGATCAAACATGCCATGCACAGCTTGATTGAGTCAAAGCCATGGGAATATGATGCACGCTGTGCACCGCTTCCTTGGCGGGGTCATTTATATGAAGAAATGCATAGTAGACCACTTACTATCGGTGTTCTTATGGACGACGGGGTCGTTCGACCACATCCACCGATAACACGAGTAATGCGAGATGCAGTTGAGGCTTTGAAGCATGAGGGTCATGAGATTGTGGAATGGAACACCGAACTCCACGAGCAGTGTATAAGAACTATG GATATGTTTTATACCgctgatggtggtgaagatATCCGCCAAGACATATCAAAGGCTGGAGAGCCATTCATCCCTCATGTCCAGCGACTTGTGAATAAAGGCAAAGCAATTTCGGTATACGAATATTGGaaactcaacaagaagaagtggGATCTCCAACAAGGATATCTGGAGAAGTGGAACTCCATCCAGTCTGCCACTGGCAGAAAGGCTGACGTGATTCTCATGCCCGTTATGCCGCATACCGCTGTCCGGCACGGTGGATGCGGCTGGGTTGGGTATACAAAGGTCTGGAATGTTCTTGACTATACCGCGATGGTGATCCCTGGCGGAACGATACAGTCAGAGGATGTTGACGCATCATTCTCATATCCTGCTAGGGGTCCTGAAGATGAATGGAACCAGGGACTTTGGAACAAGGACAAAGGCGAGATGGCTGCGATGAATCTCCCAGTCGGGCTGCAGATCGTCGGACGGaagctcgaggaggagaaagtGCTTGGGGCTGCTGAGGTAATCGATCGCGTTGtgaaaaagatattaaagtaG
- a CDS encoding related to phenol 2-monooxygenase, with amino-acid sequence MAITTSTNGDSNGHHDADIHDVCVVGAGPSGLMLSVVLAKLGLSVKVIDERPDQTTVGRADGIQPKTIETLQMLRIGDDLVQTGVKVHDICMWRGSPTEGLRRTGREVHYPSSVVDVLHPYILLCHQGMMEGTFITDLRKSGVEVTRSHTFQGVTDSSDPHILQIECDKDGGTRTSIPAKYLVGCDGARSAVRNAIPGAASQGTPHNSVWGVLDGELDTDFPDIWSKTVIFSEEHGSVLLIPRERNMTRLYIEMKSSVTSKGLGQEFVMEQARLIMAPYTVNWTSVEWFGNYQVSQRFATRFLDPTQRVFIAGDASHTHSPKAAQGMNTSVHDSWNLGWKLNLAARGFAKDGILLQSYEQERKKIAEDLINFDFEHANEIAGGDSQRLAENFRKNTRFISGVGVEYGPNELNHPLDAAPGGDAKPGCNLPQAKVTRYIDACPVDVQLDVPVLGQFRVYVVAPNLTDHQESGFIKGLDESISTPNSFVFQLGKSAQASYQQKPRASRADDVYVRPERYTTVNQLITFALLTSTDKNEFELSDLPPVFSKSRWTVYLDDAAHLDTKRTSCTEKWLGSVDRGEVSILVVRPDGYVGAIRRIKNASFEDGAAAVSWLDSYFRGFLQITSA; translated from the exons ATGGCCATTACGACAAGCACGAATGGTGACAGCAACGGGCATCACGATGCCGATATCCATGATGTCTGTGTTGTAGGAGCTGGTCCTTCTGGCCTCATGCTAAG TGTCGTGTTGGCAAAGCTTGGTCTCTCAGTCAAGGTCATAGATGAGAGGCCCGATCAGACAACTGTGGGCCGCGCTGATGGTATCCAACCAAAGACCATTGAGACGTTGCAGATGCTGCGAATTGGCGATGATCTTGTACAAACAGGCGTCAAGGTTCATGACATCTGCATGTGGCGAGGTTCACCAACTGAGGGACTTCGCCGTACAGGACGTGAAGTCCACTATCCATCTTCAGTGGTAGATGTGCTACATCCCTATATCCTTTTGTGCCATCAGGGCATGATGGAAGGGACGTTTATTACTGACCTGCGGAAAagtggtgttgaggtcaCTCGAAGTCACACGTTTCAAGGCGTGACAGACTCTTCAGATCCTCATATTCTACAGATCGAATGCGACAAAGATGGTGGAACACGTACATCTATTCCAGCCAAGTATCTAGTAGGCTGTGACGGTGCTCGCTCAGCAGTACGCAACGCCATTCCCGGCGCGGCCTCTCAAGGAACGCCCCATAACTCTGTCTGGGGAGTTTTGGATGGAGAGTTGGATACCGACTTTCCTGACATCTGGAGCAAGACCGTCATATTCTCCGAGGAACACGGGTCAGTCCTACTTATTCCACGTGAGCGCAACATGACTCGTCTGTACATCGAGATGAAGAGTTCGGTCACTTCGAAAGGGCTCGGTCAGGAGTTTGTCATGGAGCAGGCACGTCTTATTATGGCTCCCTACACCGTCAACTGGACATCAGTCGAGTGGTTCGGCAACTATCAAGTATCCCAACGTTTCGCAACACGGTTCTTGGACCCAACTCAGCGAGTATTTATAGCTGGAGATGCTAGTCACACACACAGTCCAAAGGCTGCACAGGGAATGAACACCAGTGTCCATGACTCTTGGAACTTGGGCTGGAAGCTCAACCTTGCCGCGCGCGGTTTCGCCAAGGATGGAATTCTTCTACAGTCTTACGAGCAGGAACGGAAGAAGATCGCggaagatctcatcaactTTGACTTCGAACACGCCAATGAGATCGCTGGAGGCGACTCCCAGAGACTCGCTGAGAATTTCCGCAAGAACACACGCTTCATCTCGGGAGTGGGGGTTGAGTACGGTCCCAATGAGCTGAACCATCCTCTAGATGCCGCTCCTGGTGGCGATGCTAAGCCTGGCTGTAATCTCCCCCAGGCAAAGGTTACGCGCTACATAGATGCTTGCCCAGTTGATGTTCAGCTTGATGTCCCAGTTCTCGGCCAGTTCCGAGTCTATGTAGTCGCTCCGAACCTTACGGATCATCAAGAGAGTGGCTTCATCAAAGGGCTCGATGAGTctatctcaacaccaaactcGTTCGTATTCCAGCTTGGCAAGTCAGCGCAGGCTTCATATCAGCAGAAGCCTCGTGCCAGCCGAGCCGATGATGTTTACGTGCGGCCAGAGCGATACACAACAGTCAACCAACTAATCACATTTGCACTTCTTA CCTCTACAGATAAGAACGAGTTTGAGCTCTCAGACTTGCCTCCCGTATTTTCCAAGAGTAGGTGGACGGTATATCTGGATGACGCGGCGCATTTGGATACCAAGCGAACTTCGTGTACAGAGAAGTGGCTTGGCTCTGTCGATCGTGGAGAGGTTTCAATTCTCGTGGTTAGGCCGGATGGTTATGTCGGTGCCATTCGGCGTATCAAGAATGCCAGTTTCGAGGATGGTGCCGCGGCGGTGAGTTGGCTCGATTCGTACTTTAGAGGGTTTCTGCAGATCACTTCTGCCTGA
- a CDS encoding related to salicylate hydroxylase, whose translation MPNYKIQEVMDRSDSSKLHVIIVGAGLGGLGAAIAVRLAGHDVTVLESAPAIGEVGAGIQVLPNAARVLFSWGLEKELVKNATKPRKCNFIGWKGNHLSEMDYHGYAAASGGYPFLDFHRATLHKTLLDRAQELGAKILCGSKVLSYEIAADNSHATVFLAGGQIMKSDLVVGADGIASSLREQFLGRSDPPQLTGDLAYRLLLSTDEMRKDPDLRPFVEDPQVNYWVGPDKHAVNYVLKGGELFNMVLLVPDDIPLDSGNTLRGNIEEMRAHFADWDPRIGKMLNLCDSVLKWRLCIRPGLDPTWSHPSGALTMLGDSVHATLPYLASGAGMALEDGGVLGLCLAKLTDKSPASKLKALAVYEACRRERTEMVVQRGTYNQWIYHLPDGEEQRQRDERFKQYGKWDEEWLSGENPTIPQSSETGEDPFPWRYHGVGRWLLTYDMWKDVDEKFSQIESEASNDSLRASL comes from the exons CAACTACAAGATACAGGAAGTGATGGACAGGAGTGATTCAAGCAAACTCCAT gtaataattGTAGGCGCTGGCCTCGGTGGCCTCGGTGCTGCAATCGCTGTCCGTCTGGCCGGCCATGATGTCACGGTTTTGGAGTCTGCACCAGCAATCGGCGAAGTCGGCGCCGGTATTCAAGTCCTTCCCAACGCTGCTCGAGTTCTCTTCTCCTGGGGCCTCGAGAAGGAACTGGTTAAAAATGCTACTAAGCCAAGAAAATGCAACTTCATTGGCTGGAAAGGGAACCATCTCTCAGAAATGGACTACCATGGCTATGCAGCTGCCTCGGGAGGATACCCGTTCCTCGACTTCCACCGCGCGACTCTGCACAAAACACTTCTGGACAGAGCTCAAGAGCTGGGAGCCAAGATTCTTTGCGGGTCTAAAGTCTTGTCTTACGAGATAGCGGCCGACAACAGCCATGCAACTGTGTTTCTAGCAGGAGGGCAAATCATGAAGTCTGACTTGGTCGTCGGTGCTGATGGCATCGCCTCTTCCCTCAGAGAGCAGTTCCTCGGTCGATCTGATCCTCCACAATTGACGGGCGACTTGGCCTACCGGTTGCTACTGTCAACagacgagatgagaaaggACCCAGACCTGAGGCCATTCGTGGAGGATCCCCAAGTTAACTACTGGGTCGGCCCCGATAAACATGCAGTCAACTACGTACTGAAAGGAGGAGAACTCTTCAACATGGTTCTCTTAGTGCCAGATGACATCCCACTCGACAGCGGCAACACTTTGAGGGGCAACATCGAAGAGATGAGAGCCCATTTCGCCGATTGGGACCCTCGCATCGGGAAGATGCTTAACCTATGTGACTCTGTTCTCAAGTGGAGATTATGCATTCGACCTGGCCTCGACCCGACTTGGTCACACCCTTCAGGAGCCCTCACCATGCTCGGCGACTCTGTTCACGCTACACTACCGTATCTGGCCAGTGGTGCCGGTATGGCTCTGGAGGACGGCGGCGTCCTTGGACTTTGCCTCGCCAAGCTTACCGATAAATCACCAGCCTCAAAGCTAAAGGCTCTAGCTGTCTACGAGGCATGTCGAAGAGAACGCACGGAAATGGTTGTGCAAAGAGGGACATACAACCAGTGGATATACCATCTGCCCGATGGCGAAGAGCAGAGGCAGCGAGATGAGCGGTTCAAGCAATATGGAAAGTGGGATGAAGAGTGGCTCAGTGGGGAGAATCCAACTATCCCGCAGTCATCAGAGACAGGAGAGGATCCATTTCCTTGGAGATATCATGGAGTTGGTCGGTGGTTGTTGACGTATGATATGTGGAAGGATGTAGATGAGAAGTTCTCGCAGATTGAGTCTGAGGCCAGTAATGATTCACTGAGGGCAAGTCTCTAA
- a CDS encoding related to putative tartrate transporter, with translation MASDDKQKHHGSLAFDQENGSEIVVDAAAERSYLRKMDAWLLSYLSVMYFFNAVDRSNLGNAETDGMSKDLNFKGEEFSLLILLFYVPNGLCDLPLNLLLKRFSGRIMLPSLMVGWGSMALLQAACKNFGGMLAIRLLLGAFEAGFFAGAVFYLTLFYQRGELGFRIAIFFGSALLASAFSGLISFGVFQIKVSHVHGWMWLFIIEGTMTVLLGILAFWWLPADPQSAWFLTEEEKHVARQRALRDGSGVIGEEFNIKECFKSWNSWRFAVWCVISLTYPVAFSTTSNFLPLIIRRLGYNTVITNLLTVPPNVAGFLVLLAVTWSSDRNRERTLHIVGSLSTSLVGLLILAIIDAEAHIGVAYFACFMLCAGAYIPSCLVHSWHNNNNLSENSRAATTGLLVGLGNLGGILSAGTFRTTYAPRYAPTLIGTAACNVTCIIFTLGLGFWMRKQNRTKNEAQGVELKAEDVATSEITDGEQDPRWRYFV, from the exons ATGGCTTCTGACGACAAGCAAAAGCATCATGGCTCACTGGCCTTTGACCAGGAAAACGGTTCTgagattgttgttgatgcagCTGCTGAGCGATCTTACT TGCGCAAAATGGACGCATGGCTCCTGTCCTATCTGAGCGTCATGTACTTTTTCAATGCTGTTGATAGA AGTAATCTGGGAAACGCCGAGACAGATGGAATGAGCAAAgacctcaacttcaaggGCGAGGAGTTCTCACTTTTGATCCTACTCTTTTATGTTCCAAACGGTCTCTGTGATCTGCCACTCAACCTGCTGCTGAAGAGGTTCTCTGGTAGAATAATGCTGCCATCCCTCATGGTCGGCTGGGGTTCCATGGCCTTGCTGCAAGCGGCCTGTAAGAACTTTGGAGGCATGTTGGCCATCCGTCTCCTGTTGGG TGCTTTTGAGGCTGGTTTCTTTGCTGGCGCGGTATTTTATCTGACTCTATTTTACCAGCGTGGCGAGCTTGGCTTTCGTATTGCGATCTTCTTTGGCAGTGCGCTGCTTGCTAGTGCTTTCTCAGGTCTCATCTCGTTTGGCGTCTTCCAGATCAAGGTCTCCCATGTCCATGGTTGGATGTGGCTATTCATAATCGAAG GTACGATGACTGTGCTGTTGGGAATTCTGGCCTTTTGGTGGCTTCCCGCCGACCCACAAAGTGCCTGGTTCTtaacagaagaagagaagcatgTTGCAAGGCAAAGAGCTCTCCGCGATGGCAGCGGAGTTATTGGAGAAGAGTTCAATATCAAGGAATGCTTCAAGAGCTGGAACAGCTGGAGATTCGCCGTATGGTGTGTCATCAGCCTGACATACCCCGTCGCTTTCTCTACTACCTCCAATTTCCTGCCGCTTATTATCCGTCGCCTGGGATATAACACGGTGATCACAAACCTTCTGACTGTTCCTCCCAATGTTGCAGGAtttctggttcttctcgCAGTGACCTGGAGCTCAGATCGCAACAGAGAGAGAACACTGCATATTGTTGGCAGCTTGTCCACAAGCCTCGTTGGCTTACTAATTCTCGCCATCATAGATGCTGAAGCGCACATTGGAGTGGCTTACTTCGCCTGTTTTATGCTTTGTGCTGGGGCATATATCCCGAGTTGCCTTGTTCACAGTTGGCACAATAACAACAATCTCAGTGAGAACTCACGAGCGGCCACGACTGGTCTACTCGTAGGTCTCGGTAACCTTGGTGGTATTCTATCCGCTGGAACGTTCAGAACGACTTACGCACCCCGTTATGCACCAACCCTGATTGGCACAGCTGCTTGCAATGTTAcctgcatcatcttcacacTTGGATTGGGATTCTGGATGAGGAAGCAGAACCGCACAAAGAACGAGGCACAGGGTGTTGAACTAAAGGCCGAGGATGTTGCTACTTCGGAAATCACTGATGGTGAACAAGATCCACGTTGGAGGTACTTTGTGTGA